Part of the bacterium genome, CGGTCGGCCTGCCTCTCCACCGCGATGAGCGGTTCGTGGTCCCACCGCAGACCCGCGATGTCGAGCCGGTTATCGCTGGCGGTCCGCCGTTCCGTCGAGCCGCCTGTCCCGGCGTTGATCGTCGTGCCGTCGAGCCGCAGTTCGGCTCCCTTGTCCAGCGCGGACGGGTACAGGGCACCGCACTCCGCCCCGGTGTCGAAGATGAGGTTCAGCGGCCCGGAACCGTTGATCGTGCCGACGACGTTCAGTTTGCCCTTCTTGATCGAGATCGGGATGGTGTCGGGGCCGGCCGTGCGCGGGCCGAGCCGGCCGTAAGTCTGCATCATCGTCGAGATGCGCGTGCGGCAGGAGTCCCGGCCCCCGAGCAGGACCGTGAAATCGTAGGTGCGGCCGGGCTGGACGTCGAAGGACAACGAGTCGACGTCCGTGATGAACGTCACGTGCTTCGCGGCGGTCGTCCGCAGCGCGGCGTAGACGTCGAGCGCGACCGCGGGGTCGACGACCCAGACGCCTTCCTGGAATCGATCGCCGTCGCGGACGTCCACAGCAGCGGAATTCGCCAGGAGAACCGGCGGCTCCGCCCCGGCGGCGATGGCCGCATTCGCCAGGCACAACGCCAGCATCCCGACGAAGAGACCATCCGCACATCGGCGGAGAGGTTGCCTGCGGGATCGACCGGCGACGCTTCGCCATCGCATCGGAACACCTCGTCGGGGGGGAGAGTAAATGACGACGCGCCCGGCGGGAGCAGCGGCTTCCACCGGGCGCGTCCATGCTGGCACAG contains:
- a CDS encoding retropepsin-like aspartic protease — encoded protein: MEAAAPAGRVVIYSPPRRGVPMRWRSVAGRSRRQPLRRCADGLFVGMLALCLANAAIAAGAEPPVLLANSAAVDVRDGDRFQEGVWVVDPAVALDVYAALRTTAAKHVTFITDVDSLSFDVQPGRTYDFTVLLGGRDSCRTRISTMMQTYGRLGPRTAGPDTIPISIKKGKLNVVGTINGSGPLNLIFDTGAECGALYPSALDKGAELRLDGTTINAGTGGSTERRTASDNRLDIAGLRWDHEPLIAVERQADRADGIVGWPLFLGKVVELDYDRMIMIVHDELPAKSAGYARTAMPYVGPLTAVEVVLVAGEKREGGLFILDTAGTGTMIVNQAFSAAHGLHGAMRVLGKSTSRGVGSGVIRNEVVLVPELVIAGFSLPDVPVHLELPAAGNQAPPGGVLCLEVLARFNTILDYRRQEAYFQPNSRFDLPFGRRTRGAPWPVVFGVALSIVAVILGVVLTRARRRPPADPSARAR